A part of Rhinatrema bivittatum chromosome 16, aRhiBiv1.1, whole genome shotgun sequence genomic DNA contains:
- the LOC115077319 gene encoding olfactory receptor 5V1-like, with amino-acid sequence MMSGNKTLVTEFILLGLTHSHKEEIILFWTFLIFYLITLGGNLVIIVSTILFSCFNSPMYFFLCNLSIMDICFTSTTVPKMLMNFMVQVKTISFVGCIAQLYSFIALAGAECLLLTVMAYDRYVAICKPLHYTTIMNRRVCLLLMAMSWVFACLNSMVQTVFTFHLPFCGSNQVNHFFCDIPPILKLACADTHVNEIVLYSSGGSVIMGSFLFIMLSYIYIIIAIIKIRSVNGRLKAFSTCASHLSIVGLYFGPGSFTYLRPTSNYSLDRDRLLPVLYGIFVPMLNPIIYSLRNREIVGALRKMTGKL; translated from the coding sequence ATGATGAGTGGAAATAAAACATTGGTCACTGAATTTATCCTCCTGGGGCTTACACACTCTCATAAGGAAGAAATAATACTCTTTtggacatttttaattttttatctcATTACATTAGGGGGTAACCTGGTAATAATAGTAAGCACTATCCTTTTCTCATGCTTCAATTCCCCCATGTATTTTTTCCTCTGCAACCTCTCCATCATGGACATCTGTTTTACATCTACCACTGTGCCCAAAATGCTGATGAACTTCATGGTTCAGGTTAAAACCATCTCTTTCGTTGGGTGCATTGCTCAGTTGTACTCTTTTATAGCTCTGGCTGGTGCAGAGTGTCTTCTTTTGACAGTGATGGCTTATGACCGCTATGTGGCAATCTGTAAGCCTTTGCATTATACCACCATAATGAACAGGAGAGTGTGTCTCCTGCTCATGGCCATGTCTTGGGTCTTCGCATGTTTAAACTCTATGGTACAAACTGTATTTACTTTCCACTTACCTTTTTGTGGGTCAAACCAAGTAAACCACTTTTTCTGTGATATCCCTCCCATACTAAAGTTGGCCTGTGCAGATACCCATGTCAATGAAATTGTGCTCTACTCTTCTGGTGGGTCAGTCATAATGGGTTCTTTCCTTTTCATAATGCTATCTTATATTTACATTATAATTGCAATAATAAAAATCCGCTCTGTTAATGGACGATTGAAGGCCTTCTCTACTTGtgcctctcacctttctattGTTGGTTTGTATTTTGGACCTGGCAGCTTTACATACTTACGACCCACATCAAACTATTCCTTGGACAGAGATAGACTGCTTCCTGTGTTATATGGCATCTTCGTTCCCATGCTTAACCCTATCATCTACAGCTTAAGGAACAGAGAAATAGTTGGGGCTCTCAGAAAAATGACTGGGAAGTTATAG